Proteins from a single region of Chaetodon trifascialis isolate fChaTrf1 chromosome 10, fChaTrf1.hap1, whole genome shotgun sequence:
- the LOC139337739 gene encoding T-cell surface antigen CD2-like — MACFLTTLGVIILSGFINLSAANKVTCELYTAVGQNLTLPFVYDRLANSHVLRWTHNKTIIFYRQQGRVSVGKPGDVSATGSLLLKNLQLSSEGAYQANVLHPNGTLAKTWTGNLCMMDKVLKPQLTYSCDFKSSAVNLNCHVANPQGLAFSWILDENTLTSETKQKLSISLAQLKGERNFTCGVANKVSQEKSNTVHVTCKSPSPPTLLCFASKTIVAVLAGGTGLILVLLTIIITLCCCQRRTKSQMRLRDKRELRMLSLSKREPDSISPEYETMHATEEPSTPSPEPSPSACYDSASQPEAPTENTPPQLSNVAEEQRPSPVPKPRTKGPQTPNV, encoded by the coding sequence ATGGCATGCTTTCTTACCACACTTGGAGTTATCATTCTGTCAGGATTCATCAACCTTTCAGCAGCAAACAAGGTCACATGTGAGCTCTACACTGCCGTTGGGCAGAATCTGACTTTGCCATTTGTCTACGACCGACTGGCAAATTCACATGTGCTGAGATGGACTCATAACAAGACAATCATTTTCTACAGACAGCAAGGCAGAGTGTCCGTTGGAAAGCCAGGGGACGTCTCTGCAACCGGATCTCTTTTGCTGAAGAACCTACAACTGTCAAGTGAAGGGGCGTACCAGGCAAATGTGTTGCATCCCAATGGCACACTGGCTAAAACATGGACTGGCAATCTCTGTATGATGGACAAGGTATTGAAACCTCAACTCACTTATAGCTGCGACTTCAAGTCTAGTGCTGTTAATCTAAATTGCCATGTAGCTAATCCTCAGGGTTTAGCGTTCTCATGGATACTCGATGAAAATACCTTaacaagtgaaacaaaacaaaagctgagcATATCACTGGCACAGCTGAAAGGGGAGAGGAACTTTACATGTGGTGTGGCAAACAAAGTCAGCCAGGAGAAAAGCAACACCGTTCATGTAACCTGTAAAAGTCCATCACCACcaactttgctttgttttgcatCCAAAACCATTGTGGCAGTGCTTGCAGGAGGAACAGGTCTGATTCTGGTTTTGCTCACTATTATCATCACATTATGTTGCTGTCAAAGACGAACCAAGAGTCAAATGAGACTGAGGGATAAAAGGGAGCTCAGGATGCTTTCTCTAAGCAAACGAGAGCCAGACTCCATCAGCCCAGAGTATGAGACTATGCACGCGACAGAGGAACCTTCAACCCCAAGCCCCGAGCCTTCACCCAGTGCCTGTTATGACAGTGCTTCTCAGCCTGAAGCTCCGACTGAAAACACACCTCCACAGCTCTCCAATGTGGCTGAAGAACAACGGCCTTCACCGGTGCCAAAACCGAGGACGAAGGGCCCCCAGACACCGAATGTCTGA